One genomic window of Gossypium hirsutum isolate 1008001.06 chromosome D11, Gossypium_hirsutum_v2.1, whole genome shotgun sequence includes the following:
- the LOC107945957 gene encoding protein translocase subunit SecA translates to MLSSRFVNSISKRSFISSGYSYPERHLILSQHRPIFTTSPVHSSWMDSIKEVFTGKKTSPDDHVTSAESFTLLRFADELKNARNVGKFKQYIVGRTSEATFEDVFEKKLAIVRYLGGCDPTGENLQLSQKKEAAKQCDCTLLDVENALAKFTWAKEVHKKMVKLKEEGKPMPKNFAEVQKLMGSTPLDLAKFNMAKSGEMSRNAPCPCGSQKRYKRCCGKDP, encoded by the exons ATGCTTTCTTCTAGATTCGTAAACAGCATTTCCAAGAGAAGCTTCATTTCTTCTGGATACAGTTACCCCGAACGTCACTTGATTTTATCACAGCACCGTCCGATCTTCACCACGTCACCTGTCCACTCCTCATGGATGGACTCGATCAAAGAGGTCTTCACCGGCAAGAAGACCTCTCCAGATGATCATGTAACTAGTGCCGAATCCTTCACTCTCCTCC GATTTGCCGATGAACTGAAGAATGCTAGAAATGTAGGGAAATTTAAGCAATACATAGTTGGTAGAACCAGCGAGGCTACGTTTGAGGATGTTTTTGAGAAAAAATTAGCCATCGTTAGGTATCTTGGAGGTTGTGATCCGACCGGCGAG aaTCTCCAACTGAGTCAAAAGAAAGAAGCTGCAAAACAGTGTGATTGTACCTTATTAGATGTTGAGAATGCGCTTGCGAAGTTCACATGGGCTAAAGAAGTTCATAAGAAGATGGTTAAGCTGAAAGAGGAAGGCAAACCGATGCCAAAGAACTTTGCTGAG GTGCAAAAGCTAATGGGTTCAACACCATTGGATCTTGCCAAGTTTAACATGGCAAAGAGTGGAGAAATGAGCCGTAATGCTCCTTGTCCATGTGGTTCCCAGAAGAGATACAAAAG GTGCTGTGGTAAGGATCCGTAG